From the genome of Symbiobacterium terraclitae, one region includes:
- a CDS encoding NUDIX domain-containing protein: MRQKAYALIVENGRLLLVRYYYPKENAWYWNFPGGTVEPGETLEEALRRELMEECSVEVEVGPMVLREAPPGRDYVRHFFRCRIKSGRPKVGADPATNDSIGALAWVDLTDPGACGGWGRRNLPQVARVLGFTPRRRSRLPLPVPKRAAQK; the protein is encoded by the coding sequence ATGCGACAGAAAGCATATGCCCTGATCGTGGAGAACGGGCGCCTGCTGCTGGTCCGGTACTACTACCCCAAGGAGAACGCCTGGTACTGGAATTTCCCCGGGGGTACGGTGGAGCCGGGCGAGACCCTGGAAGAGGCCCTGCGGAGAGAGCTGATGGAGGAGTGCTCCGTGGAGGTGGAGGTCGGCCCCATGGTCCTCCGCGAGGCGCCGCCCGGCCGGGACTACGTCCGGCACTTCTTCCGGTGCCGCATCAAGAGCGGCCGGCCGAAGGTGGGTGCAGACCCGGCGACCAACGACTCCATCGGCGCGCTGGCATGGGTTGACCTGACCGACCCGGGAGCCTGTGGGGGCTGGGGTCGGCGGAACCTGCCGCAGGTGGCCAGGGTGCTGGGCTTCACGCCCCGCCGGCGGAGCCGGCTGCCCCTGCCGGTGCCGAAGCGGGCGGCGCAGAAGTAG
- the argB gene encoding acetylglutamate kinase, producing MALDKAAVLAEALPYIRQFSGKTVVIKYGGAAMAAADLKAAVMQDIALMKYVGMHPIVVHGGGPEVSGMAKQMGIEPRFVDGLRVTDAATMAIAQMVLVGKTNREIVTHLVEQGVKAVGLSGQDGGLIRAVRHLHRSRTGEMVDLGFVGDVAAVDTAVLETLTAAGYVPVIAPIGLGPGGQPYNINADTVAGAIAAALKAEKLVLLTDVEGVRADKDDPGSLLSRVTAQEVQGWIARGKLEGGMIPKLQCCITALEGGVNRVHIIDGRVPHSLLLEIFTDEGVGTMVIK from the coding sequence ATGGCGCTGGACAAGGCCGCGGTGCTGGCCGAGGCGCTGCCGTACATCCGACAGTTCTCGGGCAAGACGGTGGTCATCAAATACGGCGGTGCGGCCATGGCCGCGGCGGACCTGAAGGCCGCCGTCATGCAGGACATCGCCCTGATGAAGTACGTGGGGATGCACCCCATCGTGGTCCACGGCGGGGGGCCGGAGGTCTCCGGCATGGCGAAGCAGATGGGCATCGAGCCCCGGTTCGTCGACGGCCTCAGGGTCACCGACGCAGCCACGATGGCCATCGCCCAGATGGTGCTGGTGGGCAAGACCAACCGCGAGATCGTCACCCACCTGGTCGAGCAGGGCGTGAAGGCGGTGGGCCTGTCGGGACAGGACGGCGGCCTGATCCGGGCCGTCCGGCACCTGCACCGCTCCCGGACCGGCGAGATGGTGGACCTGGGCTTCGTCGGCGACGTCGCCGCCGTCGACACCGCGGTGCTGGAGACCCTGACCGCGGCCGGGTACGTGCCGGTGATCGCTCCCATCGGCCTCGGGCCGGGGGGCCAGCCGTACAACATCAACGCCGACACGGTGGCCGGTGCCATCGCGGCGGCGCTGAAGGCGGAGAAGCTGGTGCTGCTCACCGACGTGGAGGGCGTCCGGGCCGACAAGGACGACCCCGGGAGCCTCCTGAGCCGGGTGACGGCGCAGGAGGTGCAGGGCTGGATCGCCCGCGGCAAGCTGGAGGGCGGGATGATCCCCAAGCTGCAGTGCTGCATCACCGCCCTGGAGGGCGGGGTCAACCGGGTGCACATCATCGACGGCCGGGTGCCCCACAGCCTGCTCCTCGAGATCTTCACCGACGAGGGCGTGGGCACGATGGTGATCAAGTAG
- a CDS encoding acetylornithine transaminase: MNGTQSAALMARADAYLMNTYGRYPIALVRGEGVRCWDADGKEYLDFLGGIAVNVLGHAHPAVVAAITAQASALIHCSNLYYSAPMAELAELLTHNGGLDRVFLCNSGAEANEGAIKLARKYQWRRGFTAKNRIVSLTHSFHGRTLATVTATAKPAIQEGFGPLPEGFDYAEAGDVAALKAAVTDRTAAVIVEPVQGEGGVMPLSREFLQAARAVCDEHGALLIFDEIQCGMGRVGSLFAYQAFGVRPDVITLAKGLGGGVPIGAVCATAEAASGFAPGDHGSTFGGNPLACAAAVATLRTMLAEDLPARARAMGEYLLAGLRRLQAKYPGLVKAVRGMGLMLGMELAQPAAPVLAKCHELGLLVNVTAGTVVRLLPPYIITEADADRALEILDQALAAAGAAA, encoded by the coding sequence ATGAATGGAACGCAGAGCGCAGCGCTGATGGCCCGGGCCGATGCGTACCTCATGAACACCTACGGGCGCTATCCGATCGCCCTGGTGCGGGGCGAGGGCGTGCGGTGCTGGGACGCGGACGGCAAGGAGTACCTGGACTTCCTCGGGGGCATCGCGGTCAACGTGCTGGGCCACGCCCATCCTGCGGTGGTTGCGGCGATCACGGCCCAGGCGTCAGCCCTCATCCACTGCTCCAACCTGTACTACAGCGCGCCGATGGCCGAGCTGGCTGAACTCCTTACCCACAACGGCGGGCTCGACCGGGTCTTCCTGTGTAACTCGGGCGCCGAGGCCAACGAGGGTGCGATCAAGCTGGCGCGCAAGTACCAGTGGCGCCGCGGGTTCACCGCGAAGAACCGGATCGTCTCGCTCACCCACTCCTTCCATGGCCGCACCCTGGCCACCGTCACGGCCACGGCCAAGCCGGCGATCCAGGAGGGGTTCGGCCCGCTGCCGGAGGGCTTCGACTACGCGGAGGCCGGCGACGTGGCAGCGCTCAAGGCCGCGGTGACGGACCGGACCGCGGCGGTCATCGTGGAGCCCGTCCAGGGCGAGGGCGGCGTGATGCCGCTCTCCCGGGAGTTCCTGCAGGCGGCGCGGGCCGTCTGCGACGAGCACGGGGCCCTGCTGATCTTCGACGAGATCCAGTGCGGCATGGGCCGGGTGGGCAGCCTCTTCGCCTACCAGGCTTTCGGGGTGAGGCCCGACGTGATCACGCTGGCCAAGGGGCTCGGCGGCGGCGTGCCCATCGGCGCCGTGTGCGCCACGGCGGAGGCGGCCTCCGGTTTCGCCCCGGGCGACCACGGCTCCACCTTCGGCGGCAACCCGCTGGCCTGCGCAGCCGCGGTGGCCACGCTGAGGACCATGCTGGCGGAGGACCTGCCGGCCCGGGCGAGGGCGATGGGCGAGTACCTGCTGGCCGGGCTGAGGCGGCTGCAGGCCAAGTACCCGGGACTGGTGAAGGCCGTCCGGGGCATGGGGCTGATGCTCGGGATGGAGCTTGCGCAGCCCGCTGCCCCGGTGCTGGCGAAGTGCCACGAACTCGGGCTGCTGGTCAACGTGACCGCCGGCACCGTGGTACGGCTGCTGCCGCCCTACATCATCACCGAGGCGGACGCCGACCGGGCCCTGGAGATCCTGGACCAGGCGCTGGCGGCGGCGGGAGCGGCGGCGTAG
- a CDS encoding alpha/beta hydrolase, whose product MHARPRMRRRRSRARRALLIAVVILVALVLVGLAAIPPYIMGPMIDGHVDFTRTYAAEEFGIAAERVDLTTQDGLRIAAYEVRQPNPKAVLIFLSGIQNPSVTAFFGHARWLGEHGYASLLVEMRAHGESEGQLITLGHREHLDVRAAVDHIRTSGAYDGVPIVVYGLSMGGATAINAAGEIPEIAGVISMSAFSSWPDVFADNMRLQGAPSWLAEAERPFVAAYTALKSGLATAGVTPLREIAKLGERPALLIHSTGDSQVPFASFERLVANAPGHVETWVVDGDRHLIIDDYERPERDGAYAATILGFLERHWGGE is encoded by the coding sequence GTGCACGCACGGCCGCGCATGCGCAGGAGGAGGAGCAGGGCCCGGCGGGCGCTGCTGATCGCGGTGGTGATCCTGGTCGCACTGGTGCTGGTGGGACTCGCGGCGATACCCCCGTACATCATGGGCCCGATGATCGACGGGCACGTGGACTTCACGCGGACCTATGCGGCAGAGGAGTTCGGCATCGCGGCCGAGCGGGTCGACCTCACCACCCAGGACGGCCTCCGCATCGCCGCCTACGAGGTGCGGCAGCCAAACCCCAAGGCCGTGCTCATCTTCCTCTCCGGCATCCAGAACCCGTCGGTCACGGCCTTCTTCGGCCACGCCCGGTGGCTGGGGGAGCACGGGTACGCCTCCCTGCTCGTCGAGATGCGTGCGCACGGCGAGAGCGAGGGCCAGCTGATCACCCTCGGGCACAGGGAGCACCTGGACGTCCGGGCGGCCGTGGACCACATCCGCACCAGCGGCGCGTACGACGGCGTGCCCATCGTCGTCTACGGCCTCTCCATGGGCGGCGCCACCGCCATCAACGCGGCGGGCGAGATCCCCGAGATCGCAGGCGTGATCAGCATGTCGGCCTTCTCGTCGTGGCCAGACGTGTTCGCGGACAACATGCGCCTCCAGGGGGCGCCCTCCTGGCTGGCCGAGGCGGAGAGGCCGTTCGTGGCGGCCTACACCGCGCTCAAGTCCGGCCTCGCCACCGCGGGCGTCACGCCTCTCCGGGAGATCGCGAAGCTGGGCGAGCGGCCGGCGCTCCTCATCCACTCCACGGGCGACAGCCAGGTGCCCTTCGCCAGCTTCGAGCGGCTGGTGGCCAACGCCCCGGGGCACGTGGAGACCTGGGTGGTCGACGGCGACCGCCACCTCATCATCGACGACTACGAGCGCCCCGAGCGCGATGGCGCGTATGCCGCGACGATCCTGGGCTTCCTGGAGCGCCACTGGGGTGGTGAATAG